Genomic window (Dyadobacter fanqingshengii):
CAGCGCGTAGTAATTGCCGGAAGTCATGGTAAAACGACCATTACTTCCATGATCCTGCACGTTTTGAACTATCATAAGCGAATTTTCAACTATCTGGTTGGTGCGCAGATCGAAGGTTTTGATAACATGGTGAAACTTTCGGAAGAAGCACCGCTGATTGTGATCGAAGGCGATGAATATTTCACTTCACCATTAGACCCGACGCCGAAATTCATGCATTACCAGCCGCATATTGCGTTGATCAGCGGCATTGCGTGGGACCATTTTAATGTGTTCCCCACATGGGAATTATACGTAAAGCAATTTGAACTTTTGGCCGATTCTTTGCCAAAAGCCGGCGGGATTATCTTTGATGAAACCGACGATATGCTGGATGTGATCGGCCAGAAAGAGCGCGCTGACGTTGTCAGCACTCCTTACCACGCGCACCCTTATAAAATTGAAGATGGCAAAACGATCCTGATCACGCCTGATAACAAAGAGGTTCCTGTGCTGGTTTTTGGTAACCATAACATGAAAAATATCAGCGGTGCTTATGCCGTTTGCGAACGTCTAGGCGTTACCGACGACCAATTTTATGAAGCAATCCAAAGTTTTAAGGGCGCATCCAAACGCCTGGAACTGTTGGGCAAGACCGAAACGGTGAGCATTTACCGCGATTTTGCACACGCGCCTTCAAAAGTGGAAGCTACAACCGCCGCATTAAAAGAACAATATCCTGACCGAACATTGGTTGCATGCGCCGAGCTTCACACATTCAGCAGCCTTAATAAGGCTTTTTTAAGCCAGTATCGGAGAAAATTGAAGGCGGCCGACGTTGCAGTTGTTTACTATAACCCGCAAACGGTTGAGCACAAGCGTCTTGAACCGATTTCGGAAGAAGACATTCGCACGGCTTTCAAGCGCGACGATCTCAATGTTTTCACCGATTCCTCCCAAATGGTTAGCTTTTTAAAGTCTTTGACTTGGACAAACGCCAATTTGCTTCTGATGAGCTCAGGCACTTACGGCGACCTGGACTTGAAAGCACTGGCAACAGAATTGCTTGATTAATAGGACAATACATTAACACTACACTTTTTTCAGTTTGAATTTTATGCAATCAATTGTCGTATACTGCGGTTCTAATCCGGGCAAAAAACCTGTTTACGCTGAAACCGCCTATGCATTAGGCGCAGAATTGGCGAAAAGAAACATAAGGCTGATTTATGGCGGCGGAAATATGGGCCTGATGGGCCGCGTTGCAGATGGGGCTATTGAAAATAATGGTCTGGTAACCGGAATCATTCCGAATTTCCTTGCTAAACTGGAAGTTGCCCATAAAACATTAACGGAGATCCATTTTACAGAAACCATGCACGAGCGGAAGGCTAAAATGGTTTCCCTTACTGACGGCATTATTGCGCTTCCTGGCGGCTATGGCACTTTTGATGAATTATTTGAAATACTGACCTGGTCGCAGCTGAAAATTTTTAAAGGACCGGTTGGCTTGCTGAATGTTAACGGATTCTACGATCTGCTGCTTTTGCAACTTGATAAAATGGTGGAGGAAGGGTTTTTACATCCTGATAATCAAAAACTTTTGGTGGTGGCGGACAATGTAGTAGGCCTTTTGGAAAAAATGGAAGCATTTCGTGTTGAAAACATAGAAAATAAGCCATTGGATAAGTCGTTATATGTAGACAATAACTAACTACCCTTCCAAAAACGATGCGCATTTCATTACTGGCCATGCTGTTTTGTTCCATTTCCTTTTGTGCGAGTGCGCAGCTGGAAAATCTTGGAAAAACGGTTAACACTGAATACAATGAAATTAACCCGATCATTGCTCCTGACGGGAAAACCATTTACTTCTCAAGGGTAAGCCATCCGCAAAATACGCATGGAGCCAAAGGCAGTCAGGATATCTGGTTTTCTGAGCTTAAAAACGAGAAATGGTCGCAGGCGCGGCGGCTTCCTTCCCCACTGAACAAAGAAGATTACAACAGCCTTTATAGCATTACGCCCGATGGTAACACATTGTTAATCAAGGGATCTTACAAGAATGGCGTGTATGAAACGCGGGGATTTTCTACAAGCAAAAAAACGGCGCGCGGATGGGCCGCACCTAATAAGCTGGAAATCCCAGGCTATTCCAAGATCAGCAAAGGACAGTTTGACTGCGGATATCTTTCC
Coding sequences:
- a CDS encoding UDP-N-acetylmuramate--L-alanine ligase — translated: MSQISSLDKIHFISIGGSVMHNLAIALHLKGFVVTGSDDEIYEPSASRLAKYNLLPALTGWFPEKITADLTAVILGMHARHDNPELAKAKELGIKVYSYPEYIFEQSQSKQRVVIAGSHGKTTITSMILHVLNYHKRIFNYLVGAQIEGFDNMVKLSEEAPLIVIEGDEYFTSPLDPTPKFMHYQPHIALISGIAWDHFNVFPTWELYVKQFELLADSLPKAGGIIFDETDDMLDVIGQKERADVVSTPYHAHPYKIEDGKTILITPDNKEVPVLVFGNHNMKNISGAYAVCERLGVTDDQFYEAIQSFKGASKRLELLGKTETVSIYRDFAHAPSKVEATTAALKEQYPDRTLVACAELHTFSSLNKAFLSQYRRKLKAADVAVVYYNPQTVEHKRLEPISEEDIRTAFKRDDLNVFTDSSQMVSFLKSLTWTNANLLLMSSGTYGDLDLKALATELLD
- a CDS encoding LOG family protein — protein: MQSIVVYCGSNPGKKPVYAETAYALGAELAKRNIRLIYGGGNMGLMGRVADGAIENNGLVTGIIPNFLAKLEVAHKTLTEIHFTETMHERKAKMVSLTDGIIALPGGYGTFDELFEILTWSQLKIFKGPVGLLNVNGFYDLLLLQLDKMVEEGFLHPDNQKLLVVADNVVGLLEKMEAFRVENIENKPLDKSLYVDNN